TGACCATACGGTCATTGACAGCTTGTTGCCTTGGTCAACTGCTTTGCCGGATCACTGTCGCATGCCCATAAAAGAGAATACCCCTACTTTGTCCTGATGTACAGGTGTGCTCGCTTTTACGCTCACCTCATTCCCAATGCGCTATATTGACTTATATTCCAAAAACCGCTCTGTAGATACCAACGGGAATGTTGGTAAATATTGGAATAAGAAATATCTGCGGGCTGTGCAGTGTATCCTTAACAGGACACGGGGCCTTGTTGGAACTCGAAAAGGCTACTTCGAAGCAGCTTTCGGACATAACTTGGATGAATATTATAAGATTTTATTAATGCCAGAATCATATATAATCAACCGCGATTTCCATGAGAAAGACGGCTCAACAGAGTTGTGGTGGTCGCAAGTATGCTCTCTATCCAGCTGGGAACGGGATATCTTTATGAATATCGTGTGTAACCATCGCTTCCGTACGGTGAATTATTCCGAATTGCCCCATAAAGTAAGAGATGCATTGTCGCATTACTTTGAACGCGATAATACAAAAACCAATAACTTATTATGACGGTAGGGTGTTGTCGGTTCGCTTTCAGCGCATTCGCTAGAATTAAAAAAAACATTTTAGAATTATTTTGTTACATCAGGCTGCCCAAAAGTCGGTCAGCTTTTCTTCGCCAATTATCTGAATAAGACAAAGCAAGCGTGGGTTGCTCATACAAAGTTTACATCTGTTTTTGTTAAAATTGCATATGATTTCTTGAATAGTACGTTTCTTATCTATAGTCCGGCTAATACCCTCAGGTCAGTCCTGACCGGTCAATATCCACAAATCGGAGCTGTAAGTAAAAATTTTTCCTATTTCCGGCAGGAAACGAACATATATTCGGAGAATAATGTAATTGGGGGTGAGAATTTTTGGCGGGACATGTTCAGATTCGGGATCCTATTCATGGAATGATTGAACTAAACGATGGAGAAGCAGCTATTATTAAGAATGAGGCTTTCCAACGTTTGCGAAACATACGCCAGTTAGCACTGACTTCAAAGGTTTATCCCGGGGCCACTCATACCCGTTTTGAGCATAGCCTGGGCGTGATGCATTTGGCCGGCAGGGTGATGGATTCTTTGTATAAGCGCCCGCTCGTTAAGAATCAATTTACGGAGCCAGAATATGCCAGGTTGCGCCAACTGGTAAGGCTCGCCGGCCTTTTACACGATTTAGGACACGCTCCATTTTCCCATGGGAGCGAGGAGCTTTTTCCTCCCGGGCTAAAACATGAAAACTATACAATTGCCTTCATCCGTCGTGTTTTTGCACCTATAATTACAGAGTATTTTCCAGATATTAAGGTTGAGGAAATCATTACGCTCTTAAATAAAGGATACCTGAGCACTGACCGGGTATTTCTGGGAAAGATCATCGACGGAGAAATAGATGCTGATAAACTTGATTATCTTTTGAGAGATTCTTATTATTGCGGCGTCCGCTACGGAGAGTATGACCTGGAAAGAATTTTAGATACTGTAACGGTTGTAACGGCCAGGGAATCCAATTCTGTAAGTCGCTCAGAACAGATGGAGGAAAACTATACAGGTTTCTGGCTTCTGGGGATTGAATCTGATGGAATACAGGCAGTAGAGGAACTTATTTTTGCC
The Bacillota bacterium genome window above contains:
- a CDS encoding HD domain-containing protein, whose amino-acid sequence is MAGHVQIRDPIHGMIELNDGEAAIIKNEAFQRLRNIRQLALTSKVYPGATHTRFEHSLGVMHLAGRVMDSLYKRPLVKNQFTEPEYARLRQLVRLAGLLHDLGHAPFSHGSEELFPPGLKHENYTIAFIRRVFAPIITEYFPDIKVEEIITLLNKGYLSTDRVFLGKIIDGEIDADKLDYLLRDSYYCGVRYGEYDLERILDTVTVVTARESNSVSRSEQMEENYTGFWLLGIESDGIQAVEELIFARYWMFIQVYFHKTRRIYDYYLTAFLKDFLCEQFPQWNGYFPPPENLDDYLSLDDNTVLEAIKKFRSSNEWARRIYERDHLSEAFVTLPHHTGLAGYMAISELKEKFEGKYDNNPQIAYVDDKAKKLPTNPLFGLKKQEEGYQEGEGDRKFASIVVQDKHNLQHCYSIFERSLPLQLLSQKNINIVRFYVTRDKKKEAAAWCNEQLDQIQSKIKKIEEGWT